In the Engystomops pustulosus chromosome 2, aEngPut4.maternal, whole genome shotgun sequence genome, one interval contains:
- the LOC140117236 gene encoding histone H4, protein MSGRGKGGKGLGKGGAKRHRKVLRDNIQGITKPAIRRLARRGGVKRISGLIYEETRGVLKVFLENVIRDAVTYTEHAKRKTVTAMDVVYALKRQGRTLYGFGG, encoded by the coding sequence ATGTCTGGACGCGGCAAAGGAGGAAAGGGTCTTGGAAAAGGAGGCgccaagaggcacaggaaggtgCTGCGTGATAACATCCAGGGAATCACCAAGCCCGCCATCCGCCGCCTGGCTCGCAGAGGAGGAGTCAAGCGTATCTCCGGCCTCATCTACGAGGAGACCCGCGGCGTCCTCAAGGTGTTCCTGGAGAACGTCATCCGGGACGCTGTCACCTACACCGAGCACGCCAAGAGGAAGACCGTCACCGCCATGGACGTGGTGTACGCGCTCAAGCGCCAGGGCCGCACTCTCTACGGCTTCGGAGGTTAA
- the LOC140117233 gene encoding histone H3 — MARTKQTARKSTGGKAPRKQLATKAARKSAPATGGVKKPHRYRPGTVALREIRRYQKSTELLIRKLPFQRLVREIAQDFKTDLRFQSSAVMALQEASEAYLVGLFEDTNLCAIHAKRVTIMPKDIQLARRIRGERA, encoded by the coding sequence atgGCCAGAACTAAGCAGACCGCCCGCAAGTCCACCGGAGGCAAAGCGCCCCGCAAGCAGCTGGCTACCAAGGCAGCCAGGAAAAGCGCGCCCGCCACCGGCGGAGTCAAGAAGCCTCACCGCTACCGCCCCGGCACCGTGGCTCTCCGCGAGATCCGCCGTTACCAGAAGTCCACCGAGCTGCTCATCAGGAAGCTGCCCTTCCAGCGCCTGGTCAGAGAGATCGCTCAGGACTTCAAGACCGACCTGCGCTTCCAGAGCTCTGCCGTCATGGCGCTGCAGGAGGCCAGCGAGGCCTATCTGGTCGGCCTCTTCGAGGACACCAACCTGTGCGCCATCCACGCCAAGAGAGTCACCATCATGCCCAAAGACATCCAGCTGGCCCGCAGGATCCGCGGCGAGAGGGCCTAA
- the LOC140117232 gene encoding histone H1A-like: protein MAETAPAAAAPPAAEPAAKAKKQPKKAAAAKKSAKKPSGPSVSELIIKAVSASKERSGVSLAALKKALAAGGYDVDKNNSRLKLAIKAQVTKGTLLQVKGSGASGSFKLNKKQLDTKDKAAKKKPAAAKPKKPAAASAKKAPKSPKKPKKAPSAAKSPKKAKKPAAAAAKSPKKAAKKPKAAPKPKKVTKSPAKKAAKPKAAAAKSPAKKKAATKAKKPAAKK from the coding sequence ATGGCAGAAACCGCGCCCGCCGCCGCAGCTCCCCCTGCCGCCGAACCGGCCGCCAAGGCCAAGAAGCAGCCCAAGAAGGCCGCTGCCGCCAAGAAGAGCGCCAAGAAGCCCTCCGGCCCCAGCGTCTCCGAGCTCATCATCAAAGCCGTGTCCGCCTCCAAGGAGCGCAGCGGGGTGTCCCTGGCCGCCCTCAAGAAGGCCCTGGCTGCCGGCGGCTACGACGTCGACAAGAATAACAGCCGCCTCAAGCTGGCCATCAAGGCGCAGGTCACCAAGGGCACCCTGCTCCAGGTCAAAGGCAGCGGCGCCTCCGGCTCCTTCAAGCTCAACAAGAAGCAGCTCGACACCAAGGACAAGGCGGCCAAGAAGAAGCCCGCAGCGGCCAAGCCCAAGAAGCCGGCCGCCGCCAGCGCCAAGAAAGCGCCCAAGTCTCCTAAGAAGCCCAAGAAGGCTCCCAGCGCCGCCAAGAGCCCCAAAAAGGCCAAGAAGCCTGCAGCAGCGGCGGCCAAGAGCCCCAAGAAAGCGGCCAAGAAGCCCAAGGCCGCCCCGAAGCCCAAGAAAGTCAccaagagcccggctaagaaggcggccaagcccaaagctgctgccgccaagagcccggctaagaagAAGGCCGCTACTAAAGCCAAGAAGCCCGCGGCCAAGAAGTAA
- the LOC140117240 gene encoding histone H2A type 1-like, translating to MSGRGKQGGKVRAKAKTRSSRAGLQFPVGRVHRLLRKGNYAERVGAGAPVYLAAVLEYLTAEILELAGNAARDNKKTRIIPRHLQLAVRNDEELNKLLGGVTIAQGGVLPNIQAVLLPKKTESSKPAKSK from the coding sequence ATGTCTGGACGTGGCAAACAAGGAGGAAAGGTCCGCGCTAAGGCCAAGACCCGCTCATCCCGGGCCGGCCTGCAGTTCCCCGTCGGTCGTGTGCACAGGCTCCTCCGCAAGGGCAACTACGCCGAGAGAGTCGGGGCCGGCGCTCCCGTCTACCTGGCCGCCGTGCTCGAGTACCTCACCGCTGAGATCCTCGAGCTGGCCGGCAACGCCGCCCGGGACAACAAGAAGACCCGCATCATCCCCCGCCACCTGCAGCTGGCCGTGCGCAACGACGAGGAGCTCAACAAGCTGCTGGGAGGAGTCACCATCGCCCAGGGAGGCGTCCTGCCCAACATCCAGGCCGTGCTGCTGCCCAAGAAGACCGAGAGCAGCAAGCCCGCCAAGAGCAAGTGA
- the LOC140117241 gene encoding histone H2B type 1-O-like: protein MPDPAKSAPAPKKGSKKAVTKAQKKDGKKRRKTRKESYAIYVYKVLKQVHPDTGISSKAMGIMNSFVNDIFERIAGEASRLAHYNKRSTITSREIQTAVRLLLPGELAKHAVSEGTKAVTKYTSAK, encoded by the coding sequence ATGCCTGATCCCGCCAAGTCCGCGCCAGCGCCCAAGAAGGGCTCCAAGAAAGCCGTCACCAAGGCCCAGAAGAAGGACGGCAAGAAGCGTAGGAAGACCAGGAAGGAGAGTTACGCCATCTACGTCTACAAGGTGCTCAAGCAGGTGCACCCCGACACCGGCATCTCCTCCAAGGCCATGGGCATCATGAACTCCTTCGTCAACGACATCTTCGAGCGCATCGCAGGGGAAGCCTCCCGCCTGGCTCACTACAACAAGCGCTCCACCATCACCTCCCGGGAGATCCAGACCGCCGTCCGCCTGCTGCTGCCCGGAGAGCTGGCCAAGCACGCCGTGTCCGAGGGCACCAAGGCCGTCACCAAGTACACCAGCGCCAAGTAA
- the LOC140117239 gene encoding histone H3 encodes MARTKQTARKSTGGKAPRKQLATKAARKSAPATGGVKKPHRYRPGTVALREIRRYQKSTELLIRKLPFQRLVREIAQDFKTDLRFQSSAVMALQEASEAYLVGLFEDTNLCAIHAKRVTIMPKDIQLARRIRGERA; translated from the coding sequence atggccAGAACTAAGCAGACCGCCCGCAAGTCCACCGGAGGCAAAGCGCCCCGCAAGCAGCTGGCTACCAAGGCAGCCAGGAAAAGCGCGCCCGCCACCGGCGGAGTCAAGAAGCCTCACCGCTACCGCCCCGGCACCGTGGCTCTCCGCGAGATCCGCCGTTACCAGAAGTCCACCGAGCTGCTCATCAGGAAGCTGCCCTTCCAGCGCCTGGTCAGAGAGATCGCTCAGGACTTCAAGACCGACCTGCGCTTCCAGAGCTCTGCCGTCATGGCGCTGCAGGAGGCCAGCGAGGCCTATCTGGTCGGCCTCTTCGAGGACACCAACCTGTGCGCCATCCACGCCAAGAGAGTCACCATCATGCCCAAAGACATCCAGCTGGCCCGCAGGATCCGCGGCGAGAGGGCCTAA
- the LOC140117246 gene encoding histone H2B type 1-O-like produces the protein MPDPAKSAPAPKKGSKKAVTKAQKKDGKKRRKTRKESYAIYVYKVLKQVHPDTGISSKAMGIMNSFVNDIFERIAGEASRLAHYNKRSTITSREIQTAVRLLLPGELAKHAVSEGTKAVTKYTSAK, from the coding sequence ATGCCTGATCCCGCCAAGTCCGCCCCAGCGCCCAAGAAGGGCTCCAAGAAAGCCGTCACCAAGGCCCAGAAGAAGGACGGCAAGAAGCGTAGGAAGACCAGGAAGGAGAGTTACGCCATCTACGTCTACAAGGTGCTCAAGCAGGTGCACCCCGACACCGGCATCTCCTCCAAGGCCATGGGCATCATGAACTCCTTCGTCAACGACATCTTCGAGCGCATCGCAGGGGAAGCCTCCCGCCTGGCTCACTACAACAAGCGCTCCACCATCACCTCCCGGGAGATCCAGACCGCCGTCCGCCTGCTGCTGCCCGGAGAGCTGGCCAAGCACGCCGTGTCCGAGGGCACCAAGGCCGTCACCAAGTACACCAGCGCCAAGTAA
- the LOC140117244 gene encoding histone H3, translating to MARTKQTARKSTGGKAPRKQLATKAARKSAPATGGVKKPHRYRPGTVALREIRRYQKSTELLIRKLPFQRLVREIAQDFKTDLRFQSSAVMALQEASEAYLVGLFEDTNLCAIHAKRVTIMPKDIQLARRIRGERA from the coding sequence atggCCAGAACTAAGCAGACCGCCCGCAAGTCCACCGGAGGCAAAGCGCCCCGCAAGCAGCTGGCTACCAAGGCAGCCAGGAAAAGCGCGCCCGCCACCGGCGGAGTCAAGAAGCCTCACCGCTACCGCCCCGGCACCGTGGCTCTCCGCGAGATCCGCCGTTACCAGAAGTCCACCGAGCTGCTCATCAGGAAGCTGCCCTTCCAGCGCCTGGTCAGAGAGATCGCTCAGGACTTCAAGACCGACCTGCGCTTCCAGAGCTCTGCCGTCATGGCGCTGCAGGAGGCCAGCGAGGCCTATCTGGTCGGCCTCTTCGAGGACACCAACCTGTGCGCCATCCACGCCAAGAGAGTCACCATCATGCCCAAAGACATCCAGCTGGCCCGCAGGATCCGCGGCGAGAGGGCCTAA
- the LOC140117252 gene encoding histone H4, whose product MSGRGKGGKGLGKGGAKRHRKVLRDNIQGITKPAIRRLARRGGVKRISGLIYEETRGVLKVFLENVIRDAVTYTEHAKRKTVTAMDVVYALKRQGRTLYGFGG is encoded by the coding sequence ATGTCTGGACGCGGCAAAGGAGGAAAGGGTCTTGGAAAAGGAGGCgccaagaggcacaggaaggtgCTGCGTGATAACATCCAGGGAATCACCAAGCCCGCCATCCGCCGCCTGGCTCGCAGAGGAGGAGTCAAGCGTATCTCTGGCCTCATCTACGAGGAGACCCGCGGCGTCCTCAAGGTGTTCCTGGAGAACGTCATCCGGGACGCTGTCACCTACACCGAGCACGCCAAGAGGAAGACCGTCACCGCCATGGACGTGGTGTACGCGCTCAAGCGCCAGGGCCGCACTCTCTACGGCTTCGGAGGTTAA